The Lysinibacillus pakistanensis genome includes a window with the following:
- a CDS encoding phage tail protein has translation MMIVTNLANETELLVDYNGLKRIRKVNGDYSLSFVILKTEKNQYAYPLVEEESIINYDGQQYRIKDVTEVLAGKTPIKTVQASHIFFDLVDTHKYDYLENTQHLQSCLTFALDGTGYTFEVIDSFASAIFEKFGEDNSLSLVQKALNVFGAEVQINNKHLKFYRQIGTDTETQIRYGYNVKTLERYVNTNNLSTRIRGFGKKNENDSYVVTAEYLSPNHTIYGIRDAKPVYDERYTVHSELLDRIKSELIDEPQVSFKVDALELKKLGVLTEQLNEGDRVFVIYEPLGIDLIARVLEIVDYPESSKPAEYVFGNFQNNFVSEMAGFQKTKDNVDAILNGNQKLPYNVLDDAVLRATEALTSAMTELVFDNGIIARDPSNPNRLVLINSKGIGISDNGGATFKEAITADGFVLSAGAVGQLKANNIDVTGLIRGINDEGETTIDGGRITTNSIDVQKLMAGILTGFIIQTNENPYLPRIYMGGSKFEATNGDSTIIIDTMDWDGYAGFIVKSGAVDMRLQAYNDRTMLSSNGAPLEIWALNSGVKINGDFEVSGSKNATVPTSIGHVNVSAYETAEYFFGDIGRGKVVEGQCIVEIEPLFKETVNTEITYEVFLTPYGKGVIYADPDEMTADQFIVRGDDIPFAYEIKAKRKGYEDVRLELSQESEVEDIVQNASQN, from the coding sequence ATGATGATTGTCACAAATTTAGCCAATGAAACCGAATTACTCGTTGATTACAACGGTTTAAAAAGAATTCGGAAGGTAAATGGCGATTATTCATTATCCTTTGTAATTTTAAAAACTGAAAAAAATCAATATGCTTATCCACTTGTTGAAGAAGAAAGCATAATTAATTATGATGGACAACAATATCGAATAAAAGATGTGACGGAAGTGCTTGCTGGTAAAACACCGATAAAAACAGTACAAGCCTCTCACATCTTTTTTGATTTAGTTGATACGCATAAATATGACTATCTAGAAAATACACAACACCTACAGTCGTGCTTGACATTTGCTCTTGATGGCACAGGCTACACGTTTGAAGTTATCGACTCATTTGCAAGTGCTATTTTTGAAAAGTTTGGTGAAGATAACTCGTTGTCACTAGTACAAAAAGCATTAAACGTATTCGGTGCCGAAGTGCAAATTAACAACAAACATTTAAAATTTTATCGCCAAATTGGTACAGATACAGAAACACAAATACGGTATGGCTACAACGTTAAAACACTTGAAAGATATGTAAATACAAATAATCTTTCCACTCGTATTCGAGGATTCGGTAAGAAAAATGAGAATGACAGTTACGTTGTAACAGCCGAGTATTTATCTCCTAACCACACTATATATGGCATACGTGATGCAAAGCCAGTATATGACGAGCGATATACCGTCCACAGTGAATTATTAGACAGAATTAAATCAGAGCTAATAGATGAACCACAAGTAAGTTTTAAAGTGGATGCCTTGGAGCTTAAAAAGTTAGGTGTATTAACGGAGCAATTAAATGAAGGTGACAGAGTATTTGTTATCTATGAACCTCTTGGTATTGATTTAATTGCTAGAGTGCTTGAAATAGTAGATTATCCTGAATCATCGAAGCCAGCCGAATACGTATTTGGAAACTTCCAGAATAATTTCGTAAGTGAAATGGCTGGTTTTCAGAAAACGAAAGATAATGTGGATGCCATTTTAAACGGTAATCAAAAATTGCCTTATAACGTACTAGATGATGCTGTATTGCGAGCTACAGAAGCTTTAACATCAGCTATGACCGAGTTGGTTTTCGATAATGGTATTATTGCTCGAGATCCTTCAAATCCTAATCGTTTGGTACTGATTAATTCTAAGGGTATCGGTATTAGTGATAATGGAGGCGCAACCTTTAAAGAAGCAATAACAGCCGATGGATTTGTGTTGAGTGCTGGTGCCGTTGGACAATTAAAAGCCAATAACATTGATGTAACAGGACTTATCCGAGGCATTAATGATGAGGGCGAAACAACAATTGATGGTGGCCGTATCACAACAAATAGTATTGATGTACAAAAACTTATGGCTGGTATATTAACAGGTTTTATTATTCAAACAAATGAAAATCCATATCTTCCCCGCATTTACATGGGTGGTTCGAAGTTTGAAGCTACAAACGGTGATTCAACAATCATAATAGACACTATGGATTGGGATGGTTATGCAGGTTTTATTGTAAAGTCTGGCGCTGTAGATATGCGGCTCCAAGCATATAATGATCGTACAATGTTATCATCAAATGGCGCTCCACTTGAAATATGGGCACTTAATAGTGGTGTTAAAATTAATGGCGATTTTGAGGTAAGTGGTAGCAAAAATGCAACTGTACCAACAAGTATTGGTCACGTAAATGTATCAGCATATGAAACAGCAGAGTACTTCTTTGGTGATATTGGTAGAGGTAAAGTTGTGGAGGGCCAATGCATTGTAGAAATAGAACCGCTGTTTAAAGAAACAGTAAACACAGAAATCACTTACGAAGTATTTTTAACTCCGTATGGTAAAGGTGTTATTTATGCTGATCCAGATGAAATGACAGCGGACCAATTCATTGTCCGAGGTGATGACATTCCGTTTGCTTATGAAATCAAAGCAAAACGTAAGGGCTATGAGGACGTGCGATTGGAATTATCACAAGAAAGCGAGGTAGAGGACATTGTACAAAATGCTTCGCAAAACTGA
- a CDS encoding phage tail family protein: protein MIVQFSDGTTKDIQEYNLKRLFHRIPSLGMDHMFEPVEGRGDLVAGTQYKQRVITVTLLYIVQDICGYDLLRDELNALFTRDEAFYITFKREHWKRYKVRLAQQLEIDPNRHMNSFDITFRMDDLFAESFGTSLDLQNRGEWDEDIWGFGSGINYDTQYSYTFNTNSFVVKNIGNQTIDPRKSSLEITLKGTFNSFVQIKNNTTGDVYRFNNALSSTDTLKLSGIRTLKNSLSAFKHTNHKLLTLAPGDNNITVEGGTVNSVVFDFRFLYK, encoded by the coding sequence ATGATTGTTCAATTTTCGGATGGCACCACAAAGGATATTCAAGAATATAACCTAAAGCGATTGTTCCATCGAATACCATCATTAGGAATGGATCATATGTTTGAACCTGTGGAGGGCAGAGGGGATTTAGTAGCAGGCACTCAATATAAACAACGAGTTATAACCGTAACACTTTTGTATATCGTTCAAGACATCTGTGGTTATGACCTTCTACGAGACGAATTAAACGCACTTTTTACTAGAGATGAAGCATTCTATATCACATTTAAGCGTGAACACTGGAAACGTTATAAGGTGAGGTTAGCACAGCAACTAGAGATAGATCCAAATCGACACATGAATAGTTTTGATATTACATTTCGTATGGACGATTTATTCGCTGAATCGTTTGGTACCTCATTAGATTTGCAAAACCGTGGTGAATGGGATGAAGATATTTGGGGATTTGGTTCAGGGATTAATTACGATACTCAATATAGTTATACATTCAATACAAATAGCTTTGTTGTAAAAAATATCGGTAATCAAACTATTGATCCACGTAAATCCAGTTTAGAAATCACATTAAAAGGTACGTTCAATAGCTTTGTACAAATTAAAAATAATACGACTGGTGATGTATACAGATTCAACAATGCTTTGTCCTCCACAGATACTTTGAAATTATCGGGAATAAGGACTTTGAAAAATAGTTTGAGTGCCTTTAAGCACACTAATCATAAACTGTTAACCTTGGCACCAGGAGATAATAACATAACTGTGGAAGGCGGCACTGTAAATAGTGTCGTTTTTGATTTCAGATTTTTATACAAATGA
- a CDS encoding DUF6077 domain-containing protein, producing MLFKTIVLICIFSLIVWSISYYLNKTVNKNLFGLVDGFVIVLVVNALIATPILIFKKSFMIYLFSILIVSIVLVVYFLKKYGIPRLTNIKIDFSLFNVIATIFVITQIITTIFLYKLDYDDSFYLPLANQSMVDESLYSYDSSTGNKDFPMMAFYELESWELFLGLIGYVFQIPIPVLAHTIIPIILILLSYLAYAKFFSLFVEKKYISLMIIFISIFHLMGAYSSFSQGNFLLARMWHGKAIYLNIMLPLLQYYCIRYLDNKELKNIIFACCIIVASISLNPSSIYLSTFFIVAIIVAGSINEFKNIKSILKLLITFIPIGCYVLLLYNGSRKYLNNWMIEELQPLNFFGDLTNYIGKGFYFYFLLIIPILLLKNKQKNIRVLSIYTIVLFILFINPFSAKVLAEYFTSAQTYWRIFWLIPLGTIISLAGVLIYTQINKNKILKYTSVLLFSLLLILSGSFIYSKENKFIAEWNPYKIPLEVVEVSNYLKSEEKIKIVASEEVSMYIRSIASNVELLYTRYAYMIGFLGESPEFNDRVVLYEIINGNIMDYTNFFALIENYDINKAVIKKENKDLIEFLSKNNTTIEYQTDKYIMYKFK from the coding sequence ATGCTATTTAAAACTATTGTATTGATATGTATATTTTCATTGATTGTATGGAGTATATCTTACTACTTGAATAAAACAGTAAATAAAAATTTATTTGGACTCGTAGATGGATTTGTAATTGTTTTAGTAGTCAATGCTCTAATTGCAACACCGATCTTGATTTTTAAAAAATCGTTTATGATTTATTTATTCTCAATATTAATCGTTTCGATTGTATTAGTAGTGTATTTTCTTAAAAAATACGGAATACCTAGACTAACTAACATAAAAATAGATTTTTCTTTATTTAATGTTATTGCGACAATATTTGTCATTACTCAGATAATAACAACTATTTTTTTATACAAACTTGACTATGATGATTCATTTTACTTACCATTAGCAAATCAAAGTATGGTTGATGAAAGTCTATATTCATATGATTCTTCTACCGGAAATAAAGATTTTCCTATGATGGCATTCTATGAATTAGAATCGTGGGAACTTTTCTTGGGCTTGATTGGATATGTCTTTCAAATACCAATTCCAGTTTTAGCACACACAATAATACCCATTATCTTGATACTTTTATCATATTTAGCATATGCAAAGTTTTTTAGCCTTTTTGTAGAAAAAAAGTATATTTCATTAATGATAATATTTATTTCTATTTTTCATTTGATGGGAGCGTACTCCAGTTTTTCTCAGGGTAATTTTTTACTTGCTAGAATGTGGCACGGTAAAGCTATTTACTTAAATATAATGTTACCTTTACTTCAATATTATTGTATTAGGTATTTAGATAACAAAGAACTTAAGAACATTATATTTGCTTGTTGCATTATAGTGGCTTCTATAAGTCTTAATCCATCCTCAATTTATTTGAGTACATTCTTTATTGTAGCTATTATCGTAGCAGGAAGTATTAATGAATTTAAGAATATTAAATCGATACTGAAACTTTTAATTACTTTCATTCCAATCGGTTGTTATGTTTTGTTACTTTATAATGGTTCCCGTAAGTATTTAAACAATTGGATGATAGAAGAACTTCAACCTCTAAATTTCTTTGGTGATTTAACAAATTATATAGGTAAAGGGTTTTACTTTTATTTCTTGTTGATAATACCTATACTTTTATTGAAAAATAAACAGAAAAACATTAGAGTGTTATCTATTTATACAATTGTTTTATTCATACTATTTATTAATCCTTTTTCTGCAAAAGTTCTGGCAGAATACTTCACTTCTGCACAAACATATTGGAGAATATTCTGGTTGATTCCATTAGGGACAATTATAAGTTTGGCAGGCGTGCTTATTTATACTCAAATCAACAAAAATAAAATACTTAAATATACTAGTGTACTTTTATTTTCGCTTTTATTAATTCTTTCAGGAAGTTTTATATATTCTAAAGAAAATAAATTTATCGCTGAGTGGAATCCTTATAAAATTCCTTTAGAAGTGGTAGAGGTAAGTAACTACTTAAAAAGCGAAGAAAAAATAAAAATAGTAGCAAGTGAAGAAGTATCAATGTATATTCGTAGTATAGCTAGTAATGTAGAGTTATTATATACAAGGTATGCTTATATGATAGGATTTTTAGGTGAGTCTCCAGAGTTTAATGATCGTGTAGTTTTGTATGAAATAATTAATGGAAATATAATGGACTATACTAATTTTTTTGCTTTAATAGAAAACTATGATATTAATAAAGCAGTCATAAAAAAAGAAAATAAAGATTTAATAGAGTTTCTATCAAAGAATAATACAACTATTGAGTACCAAACAGATAAATATATAATGTACAAATTTAAATAA
- a CDS encoding phage holin family protein yields MKTDTLYTSLVGGSMAWVAYFVGGVDHLIKALAIFMTIDYTLGFLVSLVFKKTESKKMFKGLIKKTAMVLMVIAAVQLDLATESGNFMRNAMILFLIGMEGISMIENLGKLGIRVPKFLANAFSQLQIDNDDKKGDKQ; encoded by the coding sequence ATGAAAACAGACACACTCTATACATCACTTGTAGGCGGCTCCATGGCATGGGTCGCTTATTTTGTTGGTGGCGTTGACCATCTAATAAAAGCGTTAGCTATATTTATGACTATCGACTACACACTAGGATTTCTGGTGAGTTTAGTCTTTAAGAAAACAGAAAGTAAAAAGATGTTTAAAGGCTTAATCAAAAAAACAGCTATGGTATTAATGGTCATTGCTGCAGTACAACTAGACCTAGCAACAGAGAGCGGAAATTTCATGCGTAATGCTATGATTCTATTTTTAATTGGGATGGAAGGTATTAGTATGATTGAAAACTTAGGTAAGCTTGGCATTCGTGTTCCAAAATTCTTAGCGAATGCCTTTTCGCAATTACAAATTGATAATGATGATAAAAAGGGTGATAAACAATGA
- a CDS encoding M15 family metallopeptidase, producing MTSVTTTCRDLAELLPAAQTACRLLFQECYKAGIKNIFITETYRPQERQNYLYAQGRTRPGQIVTWRLDSNHTSRLAWDIAVGPPQSLYDVTTLTRVGTIARKLGITWGGDWVGSIDRPHFEVKTSWKMPAGYKLEGKLNVPTNSKGQVQLIVEDKKEEIKMTQRWNPGSPAMKTETENFMAQAVKDGIIQESHLKDLQNGTMTTDRLIGLYITIQQRRSEAMSKAISNL from the coding sequence ATGACTAGTGTAACAACAACGTGCCGAGATTTAGCTGAACTATTACCAGCTGCACAAACTGCCTGCCGATTGCTATTTCAGGAGTGCTATAAAGCCGGAATTAAAAATATCTTCATCACTGAAACATATCGCCCTCAGGAACGACAAAATTACTTATACGCTCAGGGGCGTACTAGACCAGGGCAGATTGTTACTTGGAGATTAGACAGTAATCATACATCACGTTTAGCTTGGGACATTGCTGTTGGTCCTCCACAATCTTTATATGATGTAACGACACTTACTCGAGTAGGTACCATTGCAAGAAAGCTAGGTATTACGTGGGGTGGTGATTGGGTTGGTAGTATTGACCGACCGCATTTCGAGGTTAAAACATCTTGGAAGATGCCTGCAGGTTATAAGCTAGAAGGTAAATTGAACGTGCCTACTAATAGCAAAGGACAAGTACAACTAATCGTAGAGGATAAAAAGGAGGAAATCAAAATGACTCAAAGATGGAACCCTGGTTCACCAGCTATGAAAACTGAAACGGAAAATTTTATGGCACAGGCGGTTAAAGACGGCATCATTCAGGAATCACATTTAAAAGATTTACAGAATGGTACTATGACAACTGATCGATTAATTGGTTTGTACATTACGATTCAGCAGAGACGTAGTGAAGCAATGTCAAAAGCAATATCAAATTTATAG
- a CDS encoding Ig-like domain-containing protein, translating into MVNLFKKGFIYLTLMLLVLISVSVESASAAEAVDYEEGVSNLNNTPENSAVVGSSLKKPEIGWKRYDDKNPALKYTGNWINDSRTDLYLDSASLTYDLKSTVKFSFKGKSIRLIGFGFTNKTTKGKVEIDGSIEYFNEKRNVLPQMLIYEKTDLEDTIHTVEIGFENAQLYIDAIDVDGFLINPNEESISLDKNNIELFEGNTEKLTATVTPNSANVIWTSSDESIATVDQNGNVTAIKEGVVTVTAKVENTNLSADCVVTVKKQGSTELESITLDKASLELLEGSQDKLTATVSPDTAKIIWTSSDESIATVDQNGNVTAIREGTAIITATIENTDISATSTVIVKKPNNDFSSAILSITLVNGITKEYDVTNAVLNNYLNWFDTAQGTSTFKFSKTISPYKKVTEYVVHDKIASFEVREY; encoded by the coding sequence GTGGTTAATTTGTTTAAAAAAGGTTTTATTTATCTAACGTTAATGCTGTTAGTACTAATTAGCGTTAGTGTGGAAAGTGCTTCAGCTGCAGAAGCTGTGGATTATGAGGAAGGAGTGTCTAATTTAAATAATACTCCTGAAAATAGTGCGGTAGTCGGAAGTAGTCTTAAAAAACCAGAAATTGGTTGGAAAAGATACGATGATAAAAACCCCGCATTAAAGTATACAGGTAACTGGATAAATGATTCTAGAACAGATTTATATCTTGATTCAGCATCTTTAACTTATGACTTAAAGAGTACAGTGAAATTTTCTTTTAAGGGAAAAAGTATCCGATTAATTGGTTTTGGATTTACTAATAAGACTACAAAAGGTAAAGTTGAAATCGATGGTTCAATTGAATATTTTAATGAGAAAAGAAATGTATTACCTCAAATGTTAATATACGAAAAAACAGATCTAGAAGATACTATCCATACCGTAGAAATTGGATTTGAAAACGCTCAATTATATATTGATGCAATTGATGTTGATGGATTTTTAATAAATCCAAATGAAGAGTCTATTTCATTAGACAAAAATAATATAGAGTTATTTGAAGGTAACACAGAAAAACTAACTGCCACTGTGACACCAAATAGCGCAAATGTAATTTGGACGAGTAGTGATGAAAGTATTGCAACTGTTGATCAAAACGGTAATGTCACTGCCATCAAAGAAGGAGTAGTTACTGTAACAGCAAAAGTAGAAAATACAAATCTAAGTGCCGATTGTGTAGTTACTGTTAAGAAGCAAGGAAGTACAGAACTTGAATCCATCACATTGGATAAGGCTTCACTAGAACTACTAGAAGGCAGCCAAGATAAGTTAACGGCTACAGTTTCTCCAGATACAGCAAAAATAATTTGGACAAGCAGTGACGAATCAATTGCCACTGTTGATCAGAATGGTAATGTAACTGCAATTCGTGAAGGTACAGCAATCATTACAGCAACAATAGAAAACACAGATATTTCAGCAACAAGTACGGTTATTGTTAAGAAACCAAACAATGACTTCTCAAGTGCGATTCTAAGTATTACTTTGGTGAATGGTATTACAAAAGAATATGACGTGACTAATGCAGTTTTAAACAATTACTTAAATTGGTTTGATACCGCACAAGGTACTTCTACATTCAAATTCTCAAAAACAATTTCACCTTACAAAAAGGTAACTGAGTATGTAGTACACGATAAAATTGCTTCATTTGAAGTAAGAGAATACTAA
- a CDS encoding DUF4352 domain-containing protein translates to MKKLFYIGALSTLLLAACGEEAAPKEKDTTQSVQAEAEKSKTLTVGDTAEFKDAKFTLKAVSTTDARNEFDETKPNQVIKIEYELENLAKDELSYGMDLTVYDGAGNKMESYALDNSMGAVASGKKVQGVQHFGIMEGGKIEIHYAPIISFDDAAVFEVEVK, encoded by the coding sequence ATGAAAAAATTATTTTACATAGGAGCATTGTCAACTTTGTTATTAGCTGCATGTGGGGAAGAGGCTGCACCTAAAGAAAAAGATACTACACAATCAGTACAAGCAGAGGCTGAAAAATCAAAAACTTTAACTGTTGGTGATACTGCTGAGTTTAAAGATGCTAAATTCACATTAAAAGCTGTAAGTACAACAGATGCTCGAAATGAATTTGATGAAACAAAACCGAATCAGGTAATTAAAATTGAATATGAATTAGAAAATTTAGCTAAAGATGAATTATCTTATGGTATGGATTTAACTGTATATGATGGCGCAGGAAATAAAATGGAGTCATATGCTTTAGATAACAGTATGGGAGCCGTTGCTAGTGGCAAGAAGGTTCAAGGAGTTCAACACTTTGGTATCATGGAAGGTGGAAAAATCGAAATTCATTATGCACCTATTATTTCGTTTGATGATGCAGCAGTATTTGAAGTAGAAGTTAAATAG
- a CDS encoding helix-turn-helix domain-containing protein produces the protein MELTVKLKEVLNDREMSQVELAEKTGLTRTVISELATNRRTSVNREHITKVIQALGITDMNEIFEIK, from the coding sequence ATGGAGTTAACAGTCAAATTAAAAGAAGTGTTAAATGATCGTGAAATGTCTCAAGTGGAATTAGCAGAAAAAACAGGACTTACACGTACAGTTATTAGTGAACTGGCAACAAATAGACGAACTTCTGTAAATCGTGAACATATAACAAAAGTTATTCAAGCTCTTGGGATAACTGACATGAACGAAATATTTGAGATTAAGTAA
- a CDS encoding helix-turn-helix domain-containing protein: MAFEYLAQYTTFESIADMDKSVEDHIAVHYYDLTESERAIVFKLASHALEYPGACHLKAATIAVALEISTKTVYRAISKLESLGIIKKETTVKSKGGQGASIYIILPYNVSPSMSDRQNAEKPCESSVCPPQSQELPSSSFNLLTSNLQEVYESAHAEKEAHKEYMNKYQVMLFDFMHSLPLADNLKDELHKVVLAAQVQNASDFIRAKNVIFKIAMDIKEGVLTVTSTLRAVFVGVYSKAVERSSVKPNKSSTVEGKVKRERPVPFYNWLNERDGLSQSIVHDEPSIDNWLEW, from the coding sequence ATGGCATTTGAATACTTAGCGCAATATACAACATTTGAATCAATAGCTGATATGGATAAGAGTGTGGAGGACCATATCGCGGTACATTACTATGATTTGACTGAATCAGAGCGTGCCATCGTTTTCAAGCTTGCTTCTCATGCATTAGAGTATCCCGGGGCTTGTCATTTAAAAGCTGCTACTATTGCTGTAGCATTGGAGATCAGTACGAAGACAGTTTATCGAGCAATTTCAAAATTGGAATCACTAGGAATCATCAAAAAAGAAACGACTGTAAAAAGCAAAGGTGGACAAGGTGCAAGTATTTATATCATTTTGCCTTACAATGTCTCACCGTCAATGTCCGACCGTCAAAACGCTGAAAAGCCTTGTGAGAGTAGCGTTTGCCCTCCACAATCTCAAGAGCTACCATCTAGTTCTTTTAATCTTTTAACAAGCAATTTACAGGAAGTATATGAATCAGCACACGCTGAAAAAGAAGCTCATAAAGAATACATGAACAAGTACCAAGTGATGCTGTTCGATTTCATGCACTCGTTACCATTAGCAGATAATTTGAAAGATGAATTACACAAGGTTGTATTAGCTGCTCAGGTTCAAAATGCATCTGACTTCATTAGAGCTAAGAACGTAATATTCAAAATTGCTATGGATATTAAAGAAGGCGTACTGACAGTTACTAGTACATTAAGAGCTGTATTTGTAGGGGTGTATAGTAAGGCTGTAGAGCGTTCTAGTGTGAAGCCTAATAAATCATCAACTGTGGAGGGCAAAGTAAAAAGGGAACGACCAGTGCCTTTCTATAACTGGCTGAATGAGCGAGATGGTCTTTCGCAATCAATAGTGCATGATGAACCATCGATAGATAATTGGTTGGAATGGTGA
- a CDS encoding zinc ribbon domain-containing protein YjdM: MAAYPNCPKCNSEYTYEDGANFVCPECAHEWSADVAEQEADTLIVKDANGNLLADGDSVTIIKDLKVKGSSSTLKIGTKVKSIRLVEGDHNIDCKIDGFGAMKLKSEFVKKA; the protein is encoded by the coding sequence ATGGCAGCTTATCCAAATTGTCCGAAATGTAATTCGGAATATACGTATGAGGATGGTGCGAATTTTGTATGTCCAGAATGTGCACATGAATGGAGTGCAGATGTAGCAGAGCAAGAAGCAGATACACTTATTGTAAAGGATGCAAACGGCAACCTACTTGCGGACGGTGATTCTGTTACAATCATTAAGGACTTAAAGGTCAAGGGCAGTTCTTCAACATTAAAAATTGGTACAAAGGTGAAAAGTATTCGTCTAGTTGAAGGAGATCATAATATTGACTGTAAAATTGATGGCTTTGGTGCCATGAAATTAAAGTCAGAGTTTGTTAAAAAAGCATAG
- a CDS encoding sigma-70 family RNA polymerase sigma factor: protein MDRQRKNKLEQLYQEYAKSLYYFLLKMSGSVHIAEDLVQETFVRATVSLSFYKEEDVRAWLFKVARNTYLDEWRKQKRRRTIPFAQLFWKDDILSPYGLPEVDILKQEVTEDIQSLLKFLPENYRTILYLREYEQFTYQELQEALELTEGQVKILLHRARKRLAEIIKKNGGFQDD from the coding sequence ATGGACAGGCAACGGAAGAATAAGCTTGAGCAACTTTATCAGGAATATGCGAAATCGTTATATTACTTTCTGCTGAAAATGTCTGGGTCCGTACATATAGCAGAAGATTTAGTACAAGAAACCTTTGTACGAGCTACGGTATCGCTGTCATTTTATAAAGAGGAGGATGTGAGAGCATGGTTGTTTAAAGTAGCACGGAATACGTATTTAGATGAATGGCGCAAGCAAAAAAGAAGAAGGACTATCCCATTTGCCCAATTATTTTGGAAGGATGACATACTTAGTCCTTATGGTCTGCCTGAAGTTGATATTCTCAAGCAAGAAGTAACGGAGGATATCCAGTCATTATTAAAGTTTTTGCCTGAAAATTACCGCACAATTTTATATTTAAGAGAGTATGAACAATTTACATATCAGGAGCTACAAGAGGCATTGGAGCTAACAGAGGGGCAGGTGAAAATACTGTTACATCGAGCACGTAAACGTTTAGCAGAAATAATCAAGAAGAATGGAGGATTTCAAGATGACTGA
- a CDS encoding anti-sigma factor — translation MTEWSQEKEKKILQKYRFTLTSRILRILLLCAVIYGLYILSVSIIFEKTRPGRKHIYNSLIALEWQQPNIKGQYSGSSAELTPLLTQKFSYPLVKQVGKENVMVGEVSLDKKIFNTSSSMKMNLTSKSSSSSSSLKLTNEFDKFSFNLPEDPRTGKSTSSQINNGVWKTLEKLPEGTVAELAFSTTTFMKPKMLTKMLEPYDVEVVWMPIYTGEFKSFDPFPTGEGSVNLTIYDSFGLTGGLKVSDDYSKIWVGQNLTQVSVIDSQRLMLENMEKLLDNEKKSYIEDFLGLSHLQERHDYLKKNGFQAYGAVVTGPTKNLLMLKDIEGISNQKLGDIELWNWYNDW, via the coding sequence ATGACTGAATGGTCGCAGGAAAAAGAGAAAAAAATATTGCAGAAGTACCGTTTTACGTTAACCTCTCGGATATTACGTATATTGCTACTATGTGCTGTTATCTATGGTTTATATATTTTAAGCGTATCAATCATTTTTGAAAAAACACGCCCAGGTCGTAAACATATTTATAATTCATTAATAGCTTTAGAATGGCAGCAGCCAAATATAAAAGGACAATATTCAGGTTCATCTGCTGAATTAACACCACTTTTGACACAAAAATTTAGCTATCCTCTTGTGAAGCAAGTAGGGAAAGAGAACGTAATGGTAGGTGAGGTGAGTTTGGATAAAAAAATATTCAATACATCTTCATCGATGAAAATGAACTTAACTTCAAAAAGTTCTTCTTCATCTTCGAGCCTGAAATTGACAAATGAATTTGATAAATTCAGCTTCAATTTACCTGAGGATCCTCGTACAGGGAAATCGACATCATCCCAAATTAACAATGGTGTATGGAAAACGTTAGAAAAATTACCCGAAGGAACAGTTGCAGAACTAGCGTTTTCTACCACAACATTTATGAAGCCTAAAATGTTGACAAAAATGCTTGAACCATACGATGTGGAAGTTGTTTGGATGCCTATATATACAGGCGAATTCAAATCCTTTGATCCATTTCCAACTGGTGAAGGTAGTGTTAATCTTACCATTTATGATAGTTTCGGGCTAACAGGAGGATTGAAGGTTAGTGATGATTATTCAAAAATTTGGGTAGGTCAAAATTTAACGCAAGTTAGTGTTATAGATAGTCAGCGTTTAATGCTAGAAAATATGGAAAAGCTACTAGACAATGAAAAGAAAAGCTATATCGAGGATTTTCTTGGTTTGTCACATTTACAAGAACGTCATGATTATTTAAAAAAGAATGGTTTTCAGGCTTATGGTGCTGTGGTGACAGGACCAACAAAGAATTTATTAATGCTGAAAGATATAGAAGGCATATCTAATCAAAAGCTTGGTGATATTGAGCTTTGGA